A genomic region of Longimicrobium sp. contains the following coding sequences:
- a CDS encoding helicase C-terminal domain-containing protein produces METRRSAVDLFLSPVAAELLRREIARARGNEVCFVARVGEGGEVVEPKVVARGHASAVLALVKNPEAGGLLIHNHPSGILKPSEADFGVAARLWEQGLGFAIIDNEATEMYVVVEPPDPDEHEPLDLDAIDADLGPGGPLAGRHPRYEDRPQQRALSRMIGQLYNDGGVGVAEAGTGTGKSVAYLLPAIRWAVQNRERTVVSTNTINLQEQLVDKDLPLLRRALGQPFRFTLVKGRSNYVSIRRALLAKESAATLFEPEKQAELQGLLEWMNKTDDGSLSDLPFRPSSEVWDEVQSETDVCLRAKCPHYEDCFYQRARREAASADIVVVNHHLLFSDLAVRRQQGNYTAPAVLPQYKRLILDEAHNLEEAATSHLGSTVSKRGLFRTLRRLEMRGKGLLPAFRVAIAAVKNDLIAQSALDLIDERITPALDGARDRGATVFSFLGDVFLGGDPLIRLEDNFDAHPIWALGLDEALTGLLHNLKDLLGGMEQLRERIAADEQLKQGVEPQLVELRGAAGRIEAAMDALRSGLRPGESKMKMVRWMERQPPRDGREANLTINAAPLDLAWVLRDALFEKIPTVVLTSATLATQGNFSFMRQRLGIGTQFAADYHVDEAVFPSPFDYDEQTLVVVPTDLPIPSGEHDPRHDEATVRATLEHAKISDGGLFVLFTSYRALRHVAQELRARRADLQWPLFVHGEAPRAQLVERFAASGRGILLGTTSFWEGVDVPGRPLRGLIIPKLPFKVPSEPVTAARIEAIEAAGGNSFVQYMLPHAAIRMKQGFGRLVRSRDDMGVVMILDGRIAKKSYGRYFLDSLPPAPVVKAPWQRVKEEMLRFYGERTAVRRAG; encoded by the coding sequence GTGGAAACCCGGCGATCCGCCGTCGACCTCTTCCTGAGCCCCGTGGCCGCCGAGCTGCTGAGGCGCGAGATCGCTCGCGCGCGTGGCAACGAGGTGTGCTTCGTCGCGCGCGTCGGCGAGGGGGGCGAGGTGGTGGAGCCGAAGGTGGTCGCCCGCGGGCACGCCTCGGCCGTGCTGGCGCTGGTGAAGAACCCCGAGGCGGGGGGGCTGCTGATCCACAACCACCCGTCCGGGATCCTGAAGCCGTCGGAGGCGGACTTCGGGGTGGCGGCGCGGCTGTGGGAGCAGGGGCTGGGGTTCGCCATCATCGACAACGAGGCGACGGAGATGTACGTCGTCGTCGAGCCGCCGGACCCGGACGAGCACGAGCCGCTGGACCTGGACGCCATCGACGCCGACCTGGGCCCCGGCGGCCCCCTCGCCGGCCGCCACCCTCGCTACGAGGACCGCCCGCAGCAGCGCGCGTTGTCGCGGATGATCGGGCAGCTGTACAACGACGGCGGCGTGGGCGTGGCCGAGGCGGGGACGGGAACGGGCAAGTCCGTGGCGTACCTGCTTCCCGCCATCCGCTGGGCCGTCCAGAACCGCGAGCGCACGGTCGTCAGCACCAACACCATCAACCTGCAGGAGCAGCTGGTCGACAAGGACCTGCCGCTCCTTCGCCGCGCCCTCGGGCAGCCTTTCCGCTTCACGCTGGTGAAGGGGCGCAGCAACTACGTCTCCATCCGCCGCGCGCTGCTGGCCAAGGAAAGCGCGGCGACGCTCTTCGAGCCCGAAAAACAGGCGGAGCTGCAGGGGTTGCTGGAGTGGATGAACAAGACGGACGACGGCAGCTTGAGCGACCTGCCGTTCCGCCCGTCCTCGGAGGTGTGGGACGAGGTGCAGTCGGAAACGGACGTGTGCCTGCGCGCCAAGTGCCCCCACTACGAGGACTGCTTCTACCAGCGCGCGCGCCGCGAGGCGGCCTCGGCCGACATCGTGGTCGTGAACCATCACCTGCTGTTCAGCGACCTGGCCGTCCGCCGCCAGCAGGGCAACTACACGGCGCCCGCCGTCCTCCCGCAGTACAAGCGGCTGATCCTGGACGAGGCGCACAACCTGGAAGAGGCGGCGACCAGCCACCTGGGCTCCACCGTCAGCAAGCGCGGCCTGTTCCGCACGCTGCGGCGCCTGGAGATGCGCGGCAAGGGGCTGCTGCCGGCCTTTCGCGTGGCCATCGCCGCGGTGAAGAACGACCTGATCGCCCAGTCGGCGCTGGACCTGATCGACGAGCGCATCACCCCGGCGCTGGACGGGGCACGCGACCGGGGGGCGACCGTCTTCTCCTTCCTGGGGGACGTGTTCCTGGGCGGCGACCCGCTGATCCGCCTGGAAGACAACTTCGACGCGCACCCCATCTGGGCGCTGGGGCTGGACGAGGCACTGACCGGGCTGCTGCACAACCTGAAGGACCTGCTGGGCGGGATGGAGCAGCTGCGCGAGCGCATCGCCGCCGACGAGCAATTGAAGCAGGGCGTGGAGCCGCAGCTGGTGGAGCTGCGCGGGGCGGCGGGGCGCATCGAGGCGGCGATGGACGCGCTGCGCTCCGGCCTGCGCCCGGGCGAGAGCAAGATGAAGATGGTGCGGTGGATGGAACGCCAGCCGCCGCGGGACGGGCGCGAGGCCAACCTGACCATCAACGCCGCGCCGCTGGACCTGGCGTGGGTGCTGCGCGACGCGCTGTTCGAGAAGATCCCGACGGTGGTCCTGACGTCGGCGACGCTGGCGACGCAGGGCAACTTCAGCTTCATGCGCCAGCGGCTGGGGATCGGCACGCAGTTCGCCGCCGACTACCACGTGGACGAGGCGGTCTTCCCCTCGCCCTTCGACTACGACGAGCAGACGCTGGTCGTGGTGCCCACCGACCTGCCGATTCCCTCCGGCGAACACGACCCGCGCCACGACGAGGCCACGGTTCGCGCCACGCTGGAGCACGCGAAAATCTCGGATGGCGGCCTGTTCGTGCTCTTCACGAGCTACCGGGCGCTGCGGCACGTCGCGCAGGAGCTGCGGGCGCGGCGGGCGGACCTGCAGTGGCCGCTGTTCGTGCACGGAGAGGCGCCGCGCGCGCAGCTGGTGGAGCGGTTCGCGGCGTCGGGGCGGGGAATCCTGCTGGGGACCACGTCGTTCTGGGAGGGCGTGGACGTGCCCGGGCGGCCCCTGCGCGGGCTGATCATCCCCAAGCTGCCGTTCAAGGTGCCCAGCGAGCCGGTGACGGCGGCGCGCATCGAGGCCATCGAGGCGGCGGGCGGAAACTCGTTCGTGCAATACATGCTTCCCCACGCGGCCATCCGCATGAAGCAGGGGTTCGGGCGGCTCGTGCGGTCGCGCGACGACATGGGCGTGGTGATGATCCTGGATGGGCGGATCGCGAAAAAGAGCTACGGGCGATATTTTCTGGACTCGCTGCCGCCCGCGCCCGTGGTGAAGGCGCCCTGGCAGCGGGTAAAGGAAGAGATGCTGCGGTTCTACGGGGAGCGGACGGCGGTGCGGCGGGCGGG